ATATTTCAAACAAATCGCAGACTGTCTCCTTATGATAGGAAATAGCTACCAGAATCAGCATTTTCAAAGAAGTTATCCTCAAAATGCTCGATGAAGATTGTGTTCATGAGAAACTATGGAAGTATTTTACGCATGGACCAAGTACAAGTGAAGTCTTACATGAGATATGCTCCCATGTATAGCGGCCCTCTCCCGTAGTAATTGCACTCTCGGTGACGTACTCCCAGATGCCTGCATCATTAGAACTTACCTCTAAGAAAATAATCCAAGTAATAATTGGAAATTGATATTTCAAGCTTTCTTACCTTGTACTCACTGATATCATCTCTAACAGAGCCGAGAAGCTCCACGTGTTCTCTCATTGAGCTTATGTTTCCCTTTATTCGTCTAAATTCCTAAAAGAAGCACATGACATTCAGCGAACAGCCAGAAGCCATAAGCCAAATCTTTAACAAAGAGGAAAAATTGCCTCTTAAAGCAGCAATAGAGGTACATGCATAGGCAACAACATGGGATCGTCTAATAGGCACAACTAGTTATCTCTTGACAAGATGCACTAAGAACCAGCTATAAAAATCAATAACTAGATTTACTATTAAAAGCTATAATGATTTTATGCAAAAGAAAAAGCTTTAGAAAATAAGCAGTGCAGCAAAAAACCTACGCATACCAGATTAAATACAAACTTAACTTTCTGAAACAGGAATTATAAGGTACGTGTCTCCATCTCCTGCTATTTTTTGGAACCAAAGGCCATTACCCACATTCTTATAAACTATAATTTCACTGAAAACTGTTCTTAAAGGTagtattttcacaaaaaatggTTGCTATAATCATGAAACAACCTTCGCACAGTTCCATGCAAGATCCAAACATGCAATCGTAAATTGCACTTGCATTTCGAGACAATTTGgtattttccttttagcttAAAGACAGCTTCCTCTTTCACCCTATCCTCCCAAATGCCTAGATTTGCATCTCATTACTTTCCTTGAAATAAATAGCTGTCATGGGAAGTTCAGACTAAATTACCGCATACATGGCATGCTTCACATGGACCAGACAAAATGTATATGGTATTCTTTGGATTGATAATGAATAAACAGATTGATAAATATCAGCATAACACTCTCCTtccacacacatacacacacaaataataaaataaaaattaaaaatattagagaAGGATTACATGGAATAGAAAGACACCTGGGTTAATTCATGAAGTATGTCTCGATGCCTTGCAAGTTTTTGGGTAACTGAAGTAGTAGGAGTAGCAGATGTGGCACACCGGCTCATAGCATCATTTATATCTAGTAACTTCTCAAGCAAGGATTGAATTTCCATTTCCATGGACTTCCAAGACCTGCTGGACCCAACAGTTGGTGACCCCCCATCCACATAACCTGAACACATGATCATCAGAAAAGGAAGGGTGTGCAAACCAACTACTCAAAATTCAAATCTGGGAACTGCGTGACCCTGTAAAAATCCAAAAACTGCATGTTTCACACAACAAGATGATTACTCCAGTTGGCATACAAGTTGGATAATATTTAACATAGAAACTAAAACCATCGTCAGGTTGCAAGTATAATTATCATCCAACAGATGACCTagttaattcaataaaaaaagcTGAAGGCATATAACAGAAAGCGAATGCTTTTGCTTACATTTTACAAAAGAACAGTTAGTTTCCTCACCTTAATGTAACCATTCTCATTACCATTTCCTCATGAATTTGGGAGGATCCCTTTTTGCTTCCTGAGCCTCTCCTGAGCTTTGTGGATGATATGTCATTATAACTAGCATGTTTAGGAATCTTGTATAGGGTTTGGATGCCCTTCTGCAGTTATTTTGGTGCTATATCATTACTTataaagtgtgtgtgtgtatatatataagaactGGATGTTGTGTGCCTAGGCTGAGGGGTTGTACCGTAGCTGTAGGCTGAGGAAGGATTGTACCTGGTTGGTTGTAGCCAACTGTTCTAGAAGGTAGAAAAGGGGAGGCCAGGTCATTGTACTGGAGATTCCTCTATTGTACTTGGTATAAAGGCCTGATTGAGCCTTAACCGAATTATCTTTTATCAATATACGAATtcagactctctctctctctcttgttctgtTCTTCTAATTCCCCCTATATTTCTTCTCAATCCCTTTGTAATTTCTAAGCCCAATCTCACTGAAACGGTGAGGAATCCATTGTCAAACTCAGAGGTCTAAtaatattggtatcagagcaccaCCCTCGACCGACAAGCTTCCGCCGACTTCAACATATGGCGGACAGAACAAGGATGAGAAATTTTGAGACCCAGCTGCAGCAGTTCGGCACCATTGTCACCAACCTACAAAGAAAAGTA
The Diospyros lotus cultivar Yz01 chromosome 12, ASM1463336v1, whole genome shotgun sequence DNA segment above includes these coding regions:
- the LOC127786792 gene encoding Golgi SNAP receptor complex member 1-2 isoform X2; the encoded protein is MIMCSGYVDGGSPTVGSSRSWKSMEMEIQSLLEKLLDINDAMSRCATSATPTTSVTQKLARHRDILHELTQEFRRIKGNISSMREHVELLGSVRDDISEYKASGSTSPRVQLLRERAAIHGSISHIDEVIGQAQSTRAALGSQRSLFGDVQGKVKSLSDKFPVIRGLLASIRRKKSRDTLILSAVIAACTLFLIIYWFSK